A region from the Nitrospinota bacterium genome encodes:
- a CDS encoding tetratricopeptide repeat protein — protein sequence MTENKDKVIALLTDGFMEKHGVREKLAAEGFKVESYSALSGETVEKLAAARPDIIIGDDDPANAADSFHFFKRLKEDPRFKETELFFYTGAIDVKTEISIRRLKITSYFIKSENVGHLVDGVLQHYIQKDLDKDDSRWKKEINDLEIQEAEEARADEASSSYTGDEYTSGQSLENTAEFSDMVDTFHKGIEAKLGTDESSFEAYYNLGISYLEMGLFPQALAEFEKVKSSPAWKLKAVNMIGQTQRKMGEPDKAVETFKAGFKETADTFTKMGFLYEIADTMESQGKNQEAYKAFATIYQQNKEFKDVRSRLITLKNLIESKGKA from the coding sequence GACCGAAAACAAGGACAAGGTAATCGCACTGCTCACCGACGGTTTCATGGAGAAACACGGTGTGAGGGAGAAGCTTGCCGCGGAAGGATTCAAGGTGGAGTCCTATTCCGCATTGTCCGGCGAGACCGTTGAAAAGCTGGCCGCCGCCCGGCCGGACATAATAATCGGCGATGACGACCCCGCCAACGCCGCGGACAGCTTCCATTTTTTCAAGAGGCTCAAAGAGGACCCCCGGTTCAAGGAGACAGAGTTGTTCTTCTACACCGGGGCCATAGACGTCAAGACGGAAATATCCATCCGCAGGCTCAAGATCACCTCGTATTTCATTAAATCCGAAAACGTCGGGCATCTTGTGGACGGGGTCTTGCAGCACTATATACAGAAGGATCTGGACAAGGACGACAGCAGGTGGAAAAAGGAGATAAACGACCTTGAAATCCAGGAGGCGGAAGAGGCGCGGGCCGATGAAGCCTCCTCCAGTTACACCGGGGACGAATACACCAGCGGGCAGAGCTTGGAGAACACAGCGGAGTTTTCGGACATGGTGGACACGTTCCACAAGGGGATAGAGGCAAAGCTTGGCACGGACGAGTCGTCGTTCGAGGCGTATTACAACCTTGGGATATCGTACCTTGAAATGGGGCTGTTCCCCCAGGCGCTGGCGGAGTTTGAGAAGGTCAAATCGTCACCGGCGTGGAAACTCAAGGCGGTGAACATGATCGGCCAGACCCAGAGGAAGATGGGGGAGCCGGACAAGGCGGTGGAGACGTTCAAGGCCGGTTTTAAGGAGACGGCGGACACTTTCACGAAAATGGGCTTTCTTTACGAGATCGCCGACACCATGGAGTCCCAGGGGAAAAACCAGGAGGCGTACAAGGCGTTCGCCACCATATATCAGCAGAACAAGGAATTCAAGGACGTGCGTTCCAGATTGATAACGTTGAAGAACCTCATCGAAAGCAAAGGCAAGGCATAG